From one Alicyclobacillus acidocaldarius subsp. acidocaldarius Tc-4-1 genomic stretch:
- a CDS encoding Nif3-like dinuclear metal center hexameric protein has product MRVRDVIAVLESMMPCDDRAISVDGLVCGDAETPVRAVGVTFVASVSAVEAARANGIDLLLSHEGAFFRHQGDAPANDAVASQKKRRLLDLGVAVYRLHDRPHRTAPDWIAEGLAEALGWAADVRLRLAAPCDVPVIVWPEGHRLDDVVREVCARLGLPRVRISGRADVVRRAALLPGYRGTGDLVAHVFQETGADVVLAGEGPEWEAMEYARDAAAMGLSRAVLWLGHQASESPGMRRIAEALSLHCTVPVLWLDQPQAYTWFEGGDG; this is encoded by the coding sequence ATGCGCGTGCGAGACGTGATCGCGGTGCTTGAATCGATGATGCCTTGCGACGACCGGGCCATCTCCGTCGACGGCCTTGTGTGCGGGGATGCGGAGACGCCTGTGCGCGCCGTCGGCGTGACGTTTGTCGCATCCGTGTCCGCCGTGGAGGCGGCGCGGGCGAATGGGATTGATCTTCTGCTCAGCCACGAGGGCGCCTTCTTTCGCCACCAAGGCGATGCGCCCGCCAATGACGCCGTCGCTTCGCAGAAGAAGCGGCGCTTGCTCGATCTCGGCGTCGCGGTGTATCGCCTGCACGATCGGCCGCATCGCACGGCGCCCGACTGGATCGCCGAAGGGCTCGCGGAGGCGCTCGGATGGGCGGCGGACGTGCGACTTCGGCTTGCGGCGCCGTGCGACGTGCCCGTCATCGTATGGCCAGAAGGCCACCGGCTGGACGACGTGGTGCGAGAGGTGTGCGCTCGCCTCGGCCTGCCGCGCGTGCGCATCTCCGGACGCGCTGATGTGGTGCGCCGCGCCGCGCTTTTGCCTGGCTACCGAGGCACGGGGGATCTCGTCGCCCACGTGTTCCAAGAGACGGGTGCCGATGTGGTCTTGGCCGGCGAGGGGCCGGAGTGGGAGGCCATGGAGTACGCGCGGGACGCGGCGGCGATGGGGCTCTCCCGTGCCGTGCTGTGGCTCGGCCACCAGGCGAGCGAGTCGCCGGGCATGCGGCGCATTGCCGAGGCTTTGAGCCTCCACTGTACCGTCCCAGTCTTGTGGTTGGATCAGCCCCAGGCGTACACGTGGTTTGAGGGCGGGGATGGCTGA
- the tenA gene encoding thiaminase II, which translates to MSFSASLIAMSNPILDAIVRHPFVRGIAEGNLPKEAAIRYVSQDEPYLETYLRVFAHAAALAPRHEDVADFHGRMTLLLGGETEAHDNLLSYAGATAQDVESWPKLPTLHHYESHLLASAARGDFAELVAAILPCHHVYVEIGQRLEPILEERPDHPFAAWIRFYADPGMQGATHRLFAMIDREAAHFSPERARRVEAAFVASCHLEYRFFDMAYRGESWLPKEAVQDVSTP; encoded by the coding sequence ATGTCCTTTTCCGCATCGCTCATTGCCATGTCCAATCCCATTCTCGACGCCATTGTGCGCCATCCGTTCGTGCGAGGAATCGCCGAAGGGAACCTCCCAAAAGAAGCGGCCATTCGCTACGTCAGCCAGGACGAGCCGTATCTGGAGACCTATCTGCGCGTCTTCGCGCATGCCGCGGCGCTCGCGCCAAGGCACGAAGACGTGGCCGACTTCCACGGGCGCATGACGCTTCTCCTCGGCGGTGAGACCGAGGCCCATGACAACCTGCTCAGTTACGCGGGGGCGACGGCGCAGGACGTGGAGAGCTGGCCGAAGCTGCCCACCCTGCACCACTACGAGAGCCACCTCCTGGCCTCGGCGGCGCGCGGCGACTTCGCGGAACTCGTGGCGGCCATCCTGCCGTGCCATCACGTGTACGTCGAGATCGGCCAGCGGCTCGAACCCATCCTCGAGGAGCGGCCAGATCACCCCTTCGCGGCCTGGATCCGCTTCTACGCCGATCCCGGCATGCAGGGCGCGACGCACCGCCTGTTCGCGATGATCGATCGCGAGGCCGCCCACTTCTCGCCCGAGCGGGCTCGCCGGGTCGAGGCGGCGTTCGTCGCGAGCTGCCACCTCGAGTACCGGTTCTTCGACATGGCGTACCGCGGCGAGTCGTGGCTTCCCAAGGAGGCGGTGCAGGATGTTTCGACGCCCTGA
- a CDS encoding DUF4352 domain-containing protein yields MRAAPLRPTPHPLPRNTSSSNSGSDSNAYKVGQTFEDGSLQITVNSVKMTKTVGDVADGLGDTANDVFYVVNVTVKNNGTSPTTIDDSMFTLQANGSTYDADTNADVDDNTDANNDMFLNQLNPGVSMSGNVVFDVPPNLTKNVDMVIQGGMLGLAQATVQLT; encoded by the coding sequence ATGCGAGCAGCACCTCTGCGACCAACTCCTCATCCTCTTCCACGAAATACAAGCTCGTCCAATAGCGGATCAGACTCCAACGCCTACAAAGTAGGCCAGACGTTCGAGGATGGTTCGCTGCAAATTACTGTGAACAGCGTGAAGATGACAAAAACAGTAGGGGATGTCGCGGACGGACTTGGGGATACGGCCAATGATGTCTTTTACGTGGTGAATGTCACGGTAAAGAACAATGGAACTTCCCCAACGACGATTGACGATTCGATGTTTACCCTTCAAGCGAATGGATCCACCTATGACGCCGACACCAATGCGGACGTGGATGATAACACAGACGCCAACAACGACATGTTCTTAAACCAACTGAACCCAGGCGTCTCCATGTCGGGCAACGTCGTATTCGACGTGCCTCCAAACCTGACCAAGAACGTGGACATGGTGATCCAAGGCGGAATGCTGGGTCTCGCGCAAGCCACGGTTCAGTTGACCTAA
- a CDS encoding DUF1641 domain-containing protein, translating into MAQPIREIVREPRDERREAQARVEEAMIQSADGIVDGLRLLQACEEKGLIPIVRALVEQGDDVLRVVVHAISRKGVTDGLKNLIGIVQFLSVVRPEDMERVFHAVARGLERAAEGEANARMGVYDVLRALRDPDVGRSLAMLFAFLKGMGSGLAEPGESAHKDRGPEV; encoded by the coding sequence ATGGCGCAACCGATTCGGGAGATTGTGCGCGAGCCGCGGGACGAGCGGCGCGAGGCGCAGGCGCGCGTGGAAGAGGCAATGATTCAAAGTGCGGACGGCATTGTGGACGGGCTCAGGCTGCTCCAAGCGTGCGAAGAGAAGGGGCTCATCCCTATCGTGCGGGCTTTGGTCGAGCAGGGAGACGACGTGCTGCGCGTGGTCGTTCATGCGATTTCGCGCAAAGGGGTGACGGACGGGCTCAAGAACTTGATTGGCATCGTGCAGTTCTTGAGCGTCGTCCGGCCCGAAGACATGGAGCGCGTGTTTCACGCGGTGGCCAGAGGCCTCGAGCGCGCCGCCGAGGGCGAGGCAAACGCGAGAATGGGGGTGTATGATGTCCTTAGGGCGCTGCGCGATCCGGACGTCGGCCGCTCGCTCGCCATGTTGTTCGCCTTTCTGAAGGGCATGGGCAGCGGGCTCGCCGAGCCGGGCGAGTCGGCGCACAAGGACAGGGGGCCTGAGGTGTGA
- the thiM gene encoding hydroxyethylthiazole kinase, whose protein sequence is MQMGQWLQRVREERPLVHNITNLVVTNVAANTLLALGASPVMAHAHEEVADMVAVARALALNLGTLDPYVVTSMDLASEAANRRGVPIVLDPVGAGATPYRTHAAMRLLEARNIQVLRGNQGEIGVITGAGGEVAGVDAKSAGTGLVDAMMRFARDRGLVVAATGERDLVTDGEVVYELENGHPWEAAITGSGCSLTAVIGAFVAVSDGTKGGLLEATVAAITCFNVAAEMAAEGASGPGSFQVRLLDALHAITPGDVDARARIRKG, encoded by the coding sequence ATGCAGATGGGACAATGGCTCCAGCGCGTGCGCGAGGAGCGCCCGCTCGTCCACAACATCACGAATTTGGTCGTGACGAACGTCGCGGCGAACACGCTACTCGCGCTCGGCGCCTCACCCGTCATGGCGCACGCGCACGAGGAGGTCGCGGACATGGTCGCCGTCGCCCGCGCGCTCGCGCTCAACCTGGGCACGCTCGACCCGTACGTCGTGACGAGCATGGATCTCGCGAGCGAAGCTGCGAACCGCCGCGGCGTGCCGATTGTGCTCGATCCCGTCGGGGCCGGCGCCACGCCGTACCGGACCCACGCGGCGATGCGGCTCCTCGAGGCGCGGAACATCCAGGTTCTGCGCGGAAATCAGGGCGAGATCGGCGTCATCACGGGCGCGGGCGGCGAGGTGGCGGGCGTCGACGCCAAATCTGCCGGGACCGGACTGGTCGACGCCATGATGCGGTTCGCGCGCGATCGCGGCCTCGTCGTCGCGGCGACGGGGGAGCGCGATCTCGTCACCGACGGCGAGGTGGTGTACGAGCTCGAGAACGGCCATCCGTGGGAAGCAGCCATCACCGGATCCGGGTGCTCGCTGACGGCCGTGATCGGCGCGTTTGTGGCCGTCTCGGATGGGACGAAGGGCGGGCTCCTCGAGGCGACCGTCGCCGCCATCACGTGTTTCAACGTGGCGGCCGAGATGGCAGCCGAGGGCGCGAGCGGACCGGGGAGCTTCCAGGTTCGGCTGCTCGATGCGCTGCACGCCATCACCCCAGGCGACGTCGACGCCCGGGCGCGCATTCGGAAAGGATGA
- the thiE gene encoding thiamine phosphate synthase translates to MTRRDWTDKLRVYLVTDDRPDHGEVATIVEQALAGGVTCVQLRRKQEDGGPMLKLALRLRELASAHGALFIVNDRLDIALLSGADGVHVGQTDLPASLVKSRFPELVVGVSARSVGEAVQAEQDGADYLGVGSVYPTATKGDAVLTGLDVLAACKGAVRIPIVGIGGITVERAPEVMAAGADGVAVVSAIMSAPDPKAAAAAFVGRTFMNS, encoded by the coding sequence ATGACAAGGCGGGACTGGACGGACAAGCTCCGCGTGTATCTCGTGACGGACGACCGCCCGGACCACGGCGAGGTCGCGACCATCGTAGAGCAGGCGCTCGCGGGCGGCGTGACTTGCGTGCAGTTGCGGCGCAAACAGGAGGACGGCGGGCCCATGCTCAAGCTCGCCCTTCGCCTGCGGGAGCTCGCGTCCGCCCACGGCGCGCTCTTCATCGTGAACGATCGGCTCGACATCGCCCTTTTGTCGGGCGCGGACGGGGTGCACGTGGGACAGACGGACCTCCCTGCCTCCCTCGTGAAATCTCGCTTTCCCGAACTCGTCGTCGGCGTTTCTGCGCGATCCGTCGGGGAAGCGGTGCAGGCCGAACAGGACGGCGCCGATTACCTCGGCGTCGGATCCGTGTATCCCACGGCGACCAAAGGCGACGCCGTCCTCACGGGCCTGGATGTGCTCGCCGCCTGCAAGGGCGCCGTCCGCATTCCCATCGTCGGCATCGGCGGCATCACCGTCGAGCGGGCGCCGGAGGTCATGGCTGCAGGCGCAGACGGCGTCGCGGTCGTATCGGCCATCATGTCGGCGCCCGACCCGAAAGCTGCGGCTGCGGCGTTCGTGGGACGAACATTCATGAATAGCTGA
- the thiD gene encoding bifunctional hydroxymethylpyrimidine kinase/phosphomethylpyrimidine kinase translates to MFRRPDGHVARMLTIAGSDSGGGAGIQADLKTAHQFDVYGMSVLTAVTAQNTVGVQAVHPLPVDIVRAQLESVRDDLGFDAIKTGMLGTRAAIVAVAEILAGVDCPIVVDPVMIAKGGEALLHPDDVAAVIERMLPLAFVATPNAPEAERLTGIPIRSLADAARAAEALGRLGAQYAVVKGGHLEGAGHLAIDVVFHDGTWTFFAAPRVPSHKTHGTGCTFSSAIAASLARGARPLEAIAAAKSYISRAIAAAADWDVGRGHGPTDHSQSPVWPERMEAGRMYVFDGHQFAETAPPL, encoded by the coding sequence ATGTTTCGACGCCCTGACGGCCACGTGGCGCGCATGCTGACCATCGCCGGATCCGACTCGGGCGGCGGCGCAGGCATCCAGGCGGACCTGAAGACGGCCCACCAGTTCGACGTGTACGGCATGAGCGTGCTCACCGCCGTCACCGCGCAGAACACTGTCGGTGTGCAGGCCGTGCATCCGCTGCCCGTGGACATCGTGCGCGCGCAGCTCGAGTCCGTGCGCGACGATTTGGGCTTTGACGCCATCAAGACTGGCATGCTAGGTACTCGAGCCGCTATTGTCGCCGTCGCGGAAATCCTCGCCGGCGTCGACTGCCCCATCGTCGTGGACCCGGTGATGATCGCGAAAGGCGGCGAGGCGCTGCTCCATCCGGACGATGTCGCTGCCGTGATCGAGCGCATGTTGCCGCTCGCGTTTGTCGCGACGCCCAACGCGCCGGAGGCAGAGCGACTGACCGGCATCCCCATCCGCTCACTCGCGGACGCGGCACGGGCGGCGGAGGCGCTCGGCCGCCTCGGCGCGCAGTATGCCGTGGTCAAAGGCGGACATCTCGAAGGCGCGGGCCATCTCGCCATCGACGTGGTGTTCCACGACGGCACCTGGACGTTTTTCGCCGCCCCCCGCGTCCCAAGCCACAAGACCCACGGCACCGGCTGTACATTTTCGTCCGCCATCGCCGCCAGCTTGGCGCGCGGCGCTCGGCCGCTCGAGGCCATCGCCGCGGCGAAATCGTACATCTCGCGCGCCATCGCGGCGGCCGCGGACTGGGACGTCGGCCGCGGGCATGGGCCGACGGATCACAGCCAATCCCCCGTCTGGCCGGAGCGGATGGAGGCCGGGCGGATGTACGTGTTCGATGGCCACCAGTTTGCCGAGACCGCTCCTCCACTCTGA
- the fdhD gene encoding formate dehydrogenase accessory sulfurtransferase FdhD has product MNGVSRFGGAETQRRFVLRYRSGQYREEEDVIATEFALTLFVNGEEFATLVCTPTYVEDLVYGFLASEGVIRGVDDVESIQVSLWTGTARVQTKSGAVLSPALYNKRYIGSCCGKGRQSFYFQSDALTARPVEDPVTISADDVFRAMDLLDASSGLFEETGGVHVAALVRDGQLVLARADIGRHNALDKIYGHCLRAGERLSGTAVAFSGRISSEVLLKVAKIGVGVVIARGAPTLLAVDLAEELNITAIGFVRGRSFNVYSHPWRLADAKKVRGAIEGA; this is encoded by the coding sequence GTGAATGGCGTGTCGCGCTTTGGGGGAGCGGAGACGCAGAGGCGCTTCGTGCTCCGGTATCGTTCCGGTCAGTACCGCGAGGAGGAGGACGTGATCGCGACGGAATTCGCGCTCACGCTGTTCGTCAACGGCGAGGAGTTTGCGACGCTCGTGTGCACGCCGACCTACGTGGAGGATCTAGTGTATGGCTTTCTCGCGTCGGAAGGGGTCATTCGCGGCGTGGACGATGTCGAGTCGATTCAGGTGAGCCTGTGGACGGGAACGGCTCGCGTGCAGACGAAGTCCGGCGCTGTGCTTTCCCCGGCCCTTTACAACAAACGGTACATCGGGTCTTGCTGCGGGAAGGGGCGTCAGAGCTTTTATTTTCAGAGCGACGCTCTGACCGCGCGGCCGGTCGAGGATCCGGTGACGATCTCGGCGGACGACGTCTTTCGGGCGATGGATCTCCTCGACGCGTCGTCCGGGTTGTTCGAGGAAACAGGGGGCGTGCACGTGGCGGCGCTGGTTCGAGATGGGCAGCTCGTCTTGGCCAGGGCGGACATCGGTCGCCACAATGCGCTGGACAAGATCTACGGACACTGCCTGCGGGCGGGCGAGCGCCTGTCGGGCACAGCCGTGGCGTTCAGCGGCCGGATCTCGTCTGAGGTGCTGCTCAAAGTCGCCAAGATCGGCGTAGGGGTCGTGATCGCCCGAGGCGCGCCGACGCTCCTCGCCGTCGATCTCGCCGAGGAGTTGAACATCACCGCCATCGGCTTTGTCCGCGGCCGGTCCTTCAACGTGTACAGCCATCCGTGGCGCTTGGCGGACGCGAAGAAGGTACGGGGCGCCATCGAAGGGGCGTGA
- the fdhF gene encoding formate dehydrogenase subunit alpha — protein MSVDVKRTFTLDGSPLTATEGETILQAMLAAGLDFPHICYHPALGPIETCDTCMVEVNGDLVRACATPVADGMSVRTKSVAARYARKEAMDRILKNHDLYCTVCDNNNGNCVVHNTTMAMDIDHQSYPFREKPYEVDMSHPFYRYDPSQCILCGRCVEACQNLQVSEVLSIDWDREIPRVIWDNDVPINESSCVSCGHCVTVCPCNALMEKSMLGKAGFLTGIEPEPLQRMIDVTKAVEPGYRAIFAISEVESHMRNSRIKRTKTVCTYCGVGCSFDIWTKDRDILKVEPQMEAPTNQISTCVKGKFGWDFVNSPDRLTKPLIRKGDAFHEVSWDEALDFIAKRVTEIRQQYGDDAVALISSSKCTNEENYLMQKLARAVLHTNNIDNCSRYCQSPATEGLRRTMGYGGDTGSLHDLAMADLLIIVGANPAESHPVFSTRMRRAKKKYGQKHIVIDLREHDLAHRADLFVRPNPGTDLVLISAVTKYIIDQGWHDADFVRHHVDGFEDFVRSLEPYTLEYAERMTGVPHDTVIQIARMIHEAKSTCICWAMGVTQHKGGSETSTAICNLLLVTGNVGRPGTGAYPLRGHNNVQGAGDMGCSPVYMPGYERVDDPAVRAKYETAWGVELPTSKGLDNHEMVDAIHEGKLRALIIQGEEMALVDSNSHYVREAFAKLDLLVVIDVFFSKTAEYADVVLAASPSLEKEGTFTNTERRIQRLYQVFEPLGDSRPDWIILRDLANRLGANWMYTHPSEILEEMASLAVLMQGVRWDRLEGYRSLQWPVHPDGTDTPLLYTNGFPFPNGKARLVPAKWIEPTAFEPEYDLHLNNGRMLEHFHEGNLTYRVHGLKEKVPTTYLEVSPELAKERGIETGALVRLISPYGELKVPVVVTDRVKGKQMYLPMNTSNDDEAINILTSSESDETTHTPAYKELQVRMEVIRPRGESPMTRFNFRMHRPNPQPGVGVERKWLRRGYVPVTEAAKEKARG, from the coding sequence ATGAGCGTTGATGTAAAGCGAACCTTCACGCTGGACGGATCGCCCCTGACGGCGACCGAGGGGGAGACCATCCTGCAGGCGATGTTGGCGGCCGGCCTAGACTTTCCCCACATCTGTTATCATCCTGCGCTTGGCCCCATCGAGACCTGCGACACGTGCATGGTGGAGGTGAATGGCGATCTCGTCCGGGCGTGCGCGACCCCGGTCGCCGATGGCATGTCGGTCCGCACCAAATCCGTGGCCGCGCGGTACGCGCGCAAGGAGGCGATGGATCGCATCCTGAAAAATCACGACCTCTACTGCACGGTGTGCGACAACAACAATGGCAACTGCGTGGTGCACAACACCACCATGGCAATGGACATCGACCACCAGTCGTACCCGTTCCGCGAGAAACCGTACGAAGTCGACATGTCCCACCCGTTCTACAGGTACGATCCAAGTCAGTGCATCCTTTGTGGTCGATGCGTCGAGGCGTGTCAGAACCTGCAGGTCAGTGAAGTGCTCTCCATCGACTGGGACCGCGAGATTCCGCGCGTCATCTGGGACAACGACGTGCCCATCAACGAGTCGTCGTGCGTCTCGTGCGGCCACTGCGTGACCGTCTGCCCGTGCAACGCGCTCATGGAAAAGTCGATGCTCGGCAAGGCCGGCTTTCTCACGGGCATTGAACCGGAGCCTTTGCAGCGGATGATTGACGTGACGAAGGCGGTCGAACCAGGTTACCGCGCCATTTTCGCCATCTCGGAAGTCGAGAGCCACATGCGCAACTCCCGGATCAAGCGGACGAAGACGGTGTGCACGTACTGCGGTGTGGGCTGCTCGTTCGACATCTGGACGAAGGACCGAGACATTCTGAAGGTCGAGCCGCAGATGGAGGCGCCGACCAACCAGATCTCCACCTGCGTCAAGGGAAAGTTCGGTTGGGATTTCGTGAACAGCCCAGACCGCCTCACGAAGCCCCTCATCCGCAAGGGCGACGCGTTTCACGAGGTGTCCTGGGACGAGGCCTTGGACTTCATCGCGAAGCGCGTGACTGAAATTCGCCAGCAGTATGGCGACGACGCCGTGGCCTTAATCTCGTCGTCGAAGTGTACCAACGAGGAAAACTATCTGATGCAAAAACTCGCGCGCGCTGTGCTCCACACGAACAACATCGACAACTGCTCGCGCTACTGCCAGTCTCCCGCCACCGAGGGGCTGCGCCGGACCATGGGCTACGGCGGCGACACCGGCTCGCTGCACGATCTCGCCATGGCCGATCTGCTGATCATCGTCGGCGCCAACCCGGCCGAATCCCATCCCGTCTTTTCGACCCGCATGCGGCGAGCCAAGAAGAAGTACGGCCAAAAGCACATCGTGATCGACCTGCGTGAACACGATCTCGCGCATCGCGCTGACCTGTTCGTACGGCCGAATCCCGGAACCGATTTGGTGCTCATCTCGGCTGTGACGAAGTACATCATCGATCAGGGATGGCACGACGCCGACTTCGTGCGCCATCACGTCGACGGTTTTGAAGATTTCGTCCGCTCGCTCGAACCGTATACGCTCGAGTACGCCGAGCGCATGACGGGCGTTCCGCACGACACTGTGATTCAGATCGCCCGGATGATCCACGAGGCGAAGTCGACCTGCATCTGCTGGGCGATGGGGGTGACACAGCACAAGGGGGGCAGCGAGACCAGTACCGCCATTTGCAATCTCCTGCTCGTGACGGGCAACGTCGGGCGGCCAGGCACCGGGGCCTATCCGCTCCGAGGTCACAACAACGTCCAGGGCGCGGGCGACATGGGTTGCAGCCCCGTGTACATGCCGGGCTACGAGCGCGTCGACGATCCGGCCGTGCGCGCAAAGTACGAGACCGCCTGGGGCGTGGAGCTCCCGACGAGCAAGGGGCTTGACAACCACGAGATGGTGGACGCCATCCACGAGGGCAAACTGCGGGCGCTCATCATTCAGGGCGAAGAGATGGCACTCGTGGACTCGAACTCGCATTACGTCCGCGAGGCGTTCGCGAAGCTGGATTTGCTCGTCGTGATCGACGTGTTCTTCAGCAAGACGGCCGAGTATGCGGACGTGGTGCTCGCCGCAAGCCCGAGCCTCGAGAAGGAGGGCACCTTCACGAACACGGAGCGGCGCATCCAGCGCCTGTACCAGGTGTTCGAACCGCTCGGGGATTCCCGGCCAGACTGGATCATCCTGCGCGATCTCGCCAATCGCCTCGGCGCCAACTGGATGTACACTCATCCATCCGAAATCCTCGAGGAGATGGCGAGCTTGGCGGTGCTGATGCAAGGAGTCCGATGGGACCGGCTGGAGGGCTATCGAAGCTTGCAGTGGCCGGTCCATCCTGACGGGACCGATACGCCGCTGCTCTACACGAACGGTTTTCCGTTTCCGAATGGGAAGGCGCGACTTGTGCCCGCCAAGTGGATTGAGCCGACCGCGTTTGAACCGGAGTACGATCTCCACCTGAACAACGGCCGCATGCTTGAGCACTTCCACGAGGGGAATCTGACGTATCGCGTGCACGGCCTCAAGGAAAAGGTGCCGACGACGTATCTCGAGGTGTCGCCCGAGCTCGCCAAGGAGCGTGGCATTGAGACGGGGGCTCTCGTGCGCCTCATTTCACCGTATGGGGAGTTGAAGGTGCCGGTCGTGGTGACGGATCGCGTCAAGGGCAAACAGATGTACTTGCCGATGAACACTTCGAACGACGACGAGGCCATCAACATCCTCACGTCGAGCGAGTCGGATGAGACCACGCACACGCCAGCGTACAAGGAACTTCAGGTGCGGATGGAAGTCATTCGGCCGCGCGGCGAGAGTCCCATGACGAGGTTCAACTTCCGGATGCACAGGCCGAATCCTCAGCCTGGCGTCGGCGTCGAGCGGAAGTGGTTGCGGCGCGGTTACGTGCCGGTGACCGAGGCGGCGAAGGAAAAGGCGAGGGGGTGA
- a CDS encoding EamA family transporter — protein sequence MFDTLSIAQLVRSVAQTDRFRRWRGISLALLGSVLWGVSGTAAQVLFHAYHVDPAWLVAVRMVVSGVLLLAAACWTASPAAVCAPWRSRASAFRLTIFGLAGLLGVQYTYFAAIRTGNAATATVLQYMAPLVIVAYGAARSRRLPSYLEVICAALAMSGCFLLVTDGHLGRLAVSDACVSWGLLSAVAVAVYTLYPVPLLATFGPLVVTAWGMLIGGSAMVAIGLPHNGIPALPFGGWFLVGFVVLFGTLVPFYLYLASLRDITPADASLVASGEPLAATALAVTVLHQPLTWAALLGMGCVLLTVTLLARAKS from the coding sequence GTGTTCGACACCCTGTCTATCGCACAACTCGTGCGATCCGTCGCACAGACGGATCGATTCCGCCGTTGGCGAGGCATTTCGCTCGCGCTGCTCGGCTCCGTATTGTGGGGCGTCTCCGGAACAGCGGCACAGGTTTTGTTCCACGCCTATCACGTCGATCCGGCGTGGCTCGTCGCCGTTCGAATGGTCGTATCCGGAGTGCTGCTCCTCGCTGCCGCCTGTTGGACCGCGAGTCCGGCCGCGGTTTGCGCGCCATGGCGATCCCGGGCGTCCGCGTTCCGGTTGACGATCTTTGGCCTCGCCGGACTCCTCGGCGTCCAGTACACCTACTTTGCCGCCATTCGCACGGGAAATGCGGCAACCGCCACCGTTCTCCAATACATGGCCCCTCTCGTCATTGTCGCGTATGGGGCCGCGCGATCTCGTCGACTTCCTTCGTATCTGGAAGTCATCTGCGCGGCGCTTGCCATGTCAGGTTGCTTTCTCTTGGTCACGGACGGCCATCTTGGGCGGCTCGCGGTCTCCGATGCCTGCGTGAGCTGGGGGCTTTTGTCGGCCGTCGCTGTAGCCGTCTACACGTTGTATCCAGTGCCGCTCCTTGCCACTTTCGGCCCGCTCGTAGTCACGGCCTGGGGGATGCTTATTGGCGGTTCCGCCATGGTGGCCATCGGCCTGCCTCACAACGGAATACCTGCGCTGCCGTTTGGCGGGTGGTTTCTCGTCGGCTTTGTCGTGTTGTTCGGCACGCTCGTCCCGTTCTATTTGTATTTGGCGAGCCTTCGCGACATCACCCCGGCGGACGCGAGCCTCGTTGCGAGCGGCGAGCCGTTGGCGGCGACTGCGCTCGCTGTGACCGTGCTGCATCAGCCCCTGACCTGGGCAGCGCTACTTGGCATGGGTTGTGTCCTTTTGACCGTCACGCTTTTGGCGCGGGCGAAGTCCTAG